The following coding sequences lie in one Lolium perenne isolate Kyuss_39 chromosome 2, Kyuss_2.0, whole genome shotgun sequence genomic window:
- the LOC139835270 gene encoding OVARIAN TUMOR DOMAIN-containing deubiquitinating enzyme 6-like yields the protein MVMEASRAEFLNHQQVNFRESSMSAGAEPSSSAAISGSSGSAAVGDKGSENCFVLPDTVLTRSMQLLLAMGFSYIQVMEAYSIFGEDVDSMICYLVEMGGAGASAGGSNRRKGKAAE from the exons ATGGTGATGGAGGCCTCTCGGGCAGAATTTCTTAACCACCAGCAGGTTAACTTCAGAGAGTCATCAATGTCAGCAGGGGCAGAGCCATCTTCTTCTGCCGCAA TTAGTGGGTCGTCTGGTTCGGCCGCGGTAGGGGATAAAGGCAGTGAGAATTGTTTTGTACTCCCAGACACCGTGCTGACTCGCAGCATGCAGTTGCTCCTAGCAATGGGCTTTAGTTACATCCAAGTGATGGAAGCCTACAGCATATTCGGCGAGGACGTGGACTCGATGATCTGCTACCTGGTGGAGATGGGAGGCGCGGGAGCCTCTGCAGGTGGCAGCAACCGCCGGAAAGGAAAGGCTGCTGAGTGA